A genomic region of Azoarcus sp. KH32C contains the following coding sequences:
- the mnmE gene encoding tRNA uridine-5-carboxymethylaminomethyl(34) synthesis GTPase MnmE, whose amino-acid sequence MERPAPSLPDVIAAVATAPGRGGVGVIRISGPGLLPMAQALTGKNPEPRNAGFVRFADSKGATIDEGILLFFPAPRSFTGEDVLELQGHGGPVVMQMLLARCVELGARLAEPGEFSRRAFLNGKMDLAQAEAVADLIEASTAAAARSAVRSLSGAFSDETHRITDALIDLRMLVEATLDFPEEEVEFLQKGRALERLAGIRGRLLDVLDRARQGALLRTGMNVVLVGQPNVGKSSLLNCLAGEERAIVTEIAGTTRDALRETIAIEGIPIHIIDTAGLRETADPVEKIGVERTWREIERADVILRLVDARSGLEAEDATIDAALPTGVERITVFNKIDLSGQAPERRDGGGGIALHLSAKAGQGIDLLRSELLRVAGWHAHGEDVVLARERHLVALRRALEHVEIAGEQSGALELFAEELRQAQECLGEITGEFSSDDLLGVIFSRFCIGK is encoded by the coding sequence GTGGAAAGACCGGCGCCAAGCCTGCCTGACGTGATCGCCGCCGTCGCGACCGCTCCCGGTCGCGGCGGTGTCGGCGTGATCCGCATTTCCGGTCCGGGCCTGCTGCCGATGGCGCAGGCGCTGACCGGAAAGAATCCCGAACCCCGCAATGCGGGGTTCGTGCGTTTTGCCGACAGCAAAGGCGCGACGATCGACGAGGGGATTCTGCTGTTCTTCCCTGCGCCGCGCTCCTTCACCGGCGAGGACGTGCTCGAATTGCAGGGCCACGGCGGCCCGGTCGTGATGCAGATGCTGCTCGCGCGCTGCGTCGAGCTCGGCGCGCGCCTCGCGGAGCCGGGCGAGTTTTCGCGCCGCGCCTTCCTCAACGGCAAGATGGACCTCGCGCAGGCGGAAGCCGTCGCGGACCTGATCGAGGCCTCGACGGCCGCCGCGGCGCGCTCGGCGGTGCGGTCCCTGTCGGGGGCGTTCTCGGATGAAACCCATCGCATCACCGATGCGCTGATCGACCTGCGCATGCTGGTCGAGGCGACGCTCGATTTCCCCGAGGAGGAAGTCGAATTCCTCCAGAAGGGGCGGGCGCTGGAGCGGCTCGCGGGCATCCGCGGGCGGCTCCTTGACGTGCTCGACCGCGCGCGCCAGGGCGCCCTGCTGCGCACGGGCATGAACGTCGTGCTGGTGGGTCAGCCGAACGTCGGCAAGTCCAGCCTGCTGAACTGTCTCGCCGGCGAGGAGCGGGCGATCGTCACCGAGATCGCGGGGACGACGCGCGACGCCCTGCGCGAGACGATCGCAATCGAGGGGATCCCGATCCACATCATCGATACCGCCGGCCTGCGCGAGACCGCCGATCCGGTCGAGAAGATCGGGGTCGAGCGGACCTGGCGCGAGATCGAACGCGCCGACGTGATCCTGCGCCTGGTCGACGCGCGCAGCGGGCTGGAGGCCGAGGACGCGACGATCGACGCGGCGCTGCCGACGGGCGTCGAGCGTATCACCGTCTTCAACAAGATCGACCTCAGCGGACAGGCGCCGGAACGCCGCGACGGCGGGGGCGGGATTGCGCTCCACCTGTCCGCGAAGGCCGGGCAGGGGATCGACCTGCTGCGCAGCGAGCTGCTGCGCGTGGCCGGTTGGCATGCGCATGGGGAAGACGTCGTGCTCGCGCGCGAACGTCACCTCGTCGCGTTGCGGCGCGCGCTCGAACACGTCGAGATTGCCGGCGAGCAGAGCGGTGCGCTCGAGCTCTTCGCTGAAGAACTCCGTCAGGCGCAGGAATGCCTCGGCGAGATCACTGGCGAATTCAGCTCCGACGATCTGCTGGGCGTCATTTTTTCGCGCTTCTGCATCGGCAAGTGA
- a CDS encoding DUF4390 domain-containing protein: MTASTTRLSKKLLDRLRTVATAALLCLWLPLAAIAAEGRIGYAEIVSGEEGYVVNADIDVELNPRLVDAVSRGVSLYFSAQFIVERERWYWLNEIVADRTLNFRVSYNAITRSYRLSVGSLHQSFETLDEAVRTMLRIRNWQIAPITALQAGTSYNVALRFQLDTSLLPKPFQVTAIGSRDWNLSTDWTRWTFLAGAPR, from the coding sequence ATGACGGCTTCTACTACGCGCTTGTCGAAAAAACTGCTTGATCGCCTGCGCACCGTCGCCACTGCGGCCTTGCTCTGTCTGTGGCTGCCACTCGCCGCGATCGCCGCGGAGGGCCGCATCGGCTACGCGGAAATCGTTTCGGGCGAGGAGGGTTATGTCGTCAACGCCGACATCGATGTGGAGCTCAACCCGCGACTCGTTGATGCCGTGTCGCGCGGTGTGTCCCTGTATTTCTCGGCGCAATTTATCGTCGAACGCGAACGCTGGTACTGGCTGAACGAGATCGTCGCCGACCGCACGCTCAATTTCCGCGTGTCGTACAACGCGATCACGCGCAGCTATCGACTCTCGGTCGGCAGTCTGCACCAGAGCTTCGAGACCCTGGACGAGGCCGTCCGCACGATGCTGCGCATCCGTAACTGGCAGATTGCGCCCATCACGGCGCTACAGGCTGGCACCTCTTACAACGTTGCGCTGCGCTTCCAGCTCGATACCAGCCTGCTGCCGAAGCCCTTCCAGGTGACCGCGATCGGCAGCCGTGACTGGAATCTGAGCACCGACTGGACACGCTGGACCTTCCTTGCGGGGGCGCCGCGATGA
- a CDS encoding bacteriohemerythrin, whose protein sequence is MFSGYKPAWLYESLPHLYLVGGVLTVLLLRNVIAQLSGALLVSAGVVVWRMRWRFRRAMAAEAARETGGGSSRGRPEEGLSQLVWRATFEVGHPIVDDQHRELFARCNQVIDDIQSDRPRDDIELGLYELLWAFEAHCEAEHKLLERAGHPLSDDEVEAYEGMLSEAKRWRERYHDGALTMVKLVRFIAYEVLLEHIVGCEGFPGTPQGDRRSHPFNRCSCAGS, encoded by the coding sequence ATGTTTTCGGGATACAAGCCGGCTTGGTTGTACGAGTCCCTTCCGCATCTCTATCTGGTCGGCGGGGTACTGACCGTGCTGTTGCTGAGGAATGTGATCGCGCAGCTGAGCGGGGCCCTGCTGGTGTCGGCTGGAGTCGTCGTGTGGCGGATGCGATGGCGTTTTAGGCGAGCGATGGCGGCGGAGGCGGCGCGGGAGACTGGGGGGGGCAGTAGTCGCGGTCGGCCCGAGGAAGGGCTCTCTCAACTGGTCTGGCGAGCGACATTCGAGGTGGGTCATCCAATAGTGGACGATCAGCACCGAGAGTTGTTTGCTCGGTGCAACCAGGTGATTGATGACATCCAGAGCGATAGGCCGCGCGACGATATTGAGTTGGGTCTATACGAGTTGTTGTGGGCGTTCGAGGCGCATTGCGAAGCGGAGCACAAGCTCTTGGAACGCGCCGGACATCCGCTATCGGATGACGAGGTCGAGGCGTACGAAGGGATGTTGTCGGAGGCGAAACGGTGGCGCGAGCGTTATCACGACGGCGCGCTGACGATGGTGAAGCTGGTTCGCTTCATCGCGTACGAGGTCCTGCTGGAACATATCGTCGGTTGCGAAGGATTCCCCGGTACGCCCCAGGGGGACAGACGCTCGCATCCGTTTAACCGGTGCTCGTGCGCGGGCTCGTAG
- the rpmH gene encoding 50S ribosomal protein L34 — protein sequence MKRTYQPSVVRRKRTHGFLVRMKTRGGRAVIRARRAKGRHRLAV from the coding sequence ATGAAACGCACCTATCAGCCTTCCGTCGTCCGTCGCAAGCGCACCCACGGTTTCCTGGTTCGCATGAAGACCCGTGGCGGTCGCGCCGTGATCCGCGCCCGTCGCGCGAAGGGCCGTCACCGTCTCGCCGTCTGA
- the rsmB gene encoding 16S rRNA (cytosine(967)-C(5))-methyltransferase RsmB, with product MLPIDSLAYSLAHAAELVAAVLEGANLTDAWEGALNANPRWPDATRGAVRDLVWSCLRAYGRGDAVLRGLLHKPLPTELHALLLVALNRLESHPQQAHTVVDQAVDAAASLIPALKGVINGVLRNCLRNRDALAATVESDLAARYRHPAWWIKRLQHSFPDHWEAALAGGNMHPPMALRVNRQRADIPGTVAALRAAGLSVRELDNGALVLDTPVAVTALPGFAEGRLSVQDAGAQWAARWLGLETGQRVLDACAAPGGKSAHILEMAPVDLVALELDPVRTQRIRDNLARLGLAATVRTADCRNVAAWWGGRPFDRILADVPCSASGVARRHPDIKWLRRPEDIRRFAAQQAEILDALWPTLAPGGRMLYVTCSVFDDENARQIAAFCARHNDARRIDIDGQPDRQFLPDADHDGFYYALVEKTA from the coding sequence GTGCTTCCGATCGATAGCCTGGCCTACAGCCTCGCCCATGCAGCGGAGCTGGTCGCCGCCGTGCTCGAAGGCGCCAACCTGACCGACGCCTGGGAGGGGGCCTTGAACGCCAATCCGCGCTGGCCGGACGCGACTCGCGGGGCGGTGCGTGATCTGGTGTGGAGTTGTCTGCGCGCGTACGGGCGTGGCGACGCGGTGCTGCGAGGCCTGCTGCACAAGCCCTTGCCGACCGAACTGCACGCGCTGTTGCTCGTGGCCTTGAACCGGCTGGAGAGCCATCCGCAGCAGGCCCATACCGTCGTCGATCAGGCGGTCGATGCTGCAGCGTCGCTGATCCCTGCCTTGAAGGGGGTGATCAATGGCGTGCTGCGCAATTGCCTGCGCAATCGCGACGCACTTGCGGCGACGGTCGAGAGCGATCTCGCCGCGCGTTACCGGCATCCCGCGTGGTGGATCAAGCGTCTGCAGCACTCCTTTCCGGATCACTGGGAAGCCGCCTTGGCGGGGGGCAACATGCATCCGCCGATGGCGCTGCGCGTCAATCGCCAGCGTGCCGACATCCCGGGCACGGTCGCGGCGCTTCGCGCAGCGGGACTGTCGGTGCGCGAGCTGGATAACGGCGCGCTGGTGCTGGACACGCCCGTTGCGGTGACGGCTTTGCCGGGCTTCGCCGAGGGCAGGTTGTCGGTGCAGGATGCGGGCGCACAGTGGGCGGCACGCTGGCTCGGACTCGAAACCGGACAGCGCGTGCTCGACGCCTGCGCAGCGCCGGGCGGCAAGTCCGCGCATATCCTGGAGATGGCGCCTGTCGATCTAGTGGCGCTGGAGCTCGACCCGGTCCGCACACAGCGCATCCGCGACAACCTCGCGCGCCTCGGCCTCGCGGCGACGGTGCGCACCGCCGATTGCCGCAACGTTGCGGCCTGGTGGGGCGGGCGGCCGTTCGACCGCATTCTCGCGGACGTGCCATGTTCGGCTTCCGGTGTGGCGCGGCGCCATCCTGACATCAAGTGGCTGCGCCGCCCGGAGGATATTCGCCGTTTCGCCGCGCAGCAGGCCGAGATCCTCGACGCGCTGTGGCCGACGCTCGCGCCCGGCGGCCGGATGCTCTACGTCACCTGCTCCGTCTTCGACGACGAAAACGCACGCCAGATCGCCGCCTTCTGCGCCCGCCACAACGATGCCCGCCGGATCGATATCGACGGGCAGCCCGACCGCCAATTCCTCCCCGACGCCGATCATGACGGCTTCTACTACGCGCTTGTCGAAAAAACTGCTTGA
- a CDS encoding TSUP family transporter: protein MPEFDSVLLLLGIASFFAGLVDAVVGGGGLIQIPALFAAFPQTLPATLFGTNKLASVVGTSSAAMQYARRVAVPWHVALPGAIAALVGSWCGARAVAYLPPTLLKPVILVLLILVAAYTFARKDFGVSAQEHPDGRRARIIATAIGLGIGFYDGFFGPGTGSFLIFLFVRVLGMDFLRASVTAKILNVATNIAAIAFFALNVPILWSAAAVMATCNLSGAITGSRLALRHGVGFVRKMFLFVVCVLIAKMGWDLMAH, encoded by the coding sequence ATGCCCGAATTCGACTCCGTCTTGCTCCTCCTTGGAATTGCGTCTTTCTTCGCGGGGTTGGTCGATGCGGTGGTTGGAGGAGGGGGCCTAATCCAGATCCCGGCCCTGTTCGCAGCGTTCCCCCAGACGCTGCCCGCTACCCTGTTCGGCACCAATAAGTTGGCGAGCGTGGTCGGGACGAGCAGCGCTGCGATGCAATACGCGCGCCGTGTCGCCGTGCCGTGGCACGTTGCCTTACCGGGGGCGATCGCGGCACTGGTCGGAAGCTGGTGCGGTGCACGCGCCGTCGCCTATCTTCCGCCGACGCTGCTGAAGCCGGTCATCCTCGTGCTCTTGATCTTGGTCGCCGCCTACACTTTTGCGCGCAAGGATTTCGGCGTCTCGGCTCAGGAACACCCGGACGGGCGCCGTGCGCGAATCATTGCGACGGCGATCGGCTTGGGCATCGGTTTTTACGACGGCTTCTTCGGTCCCGGCACCGGCAGCTTCCTGATCTTCCTCTTCGTGCGGGTGCTGGGAATGGACTTCCTGCGCGCCTCCGTGACGGCGAAGATCCTGAACGTCGCGACAAATATCGCGGCAATTGCATTCTTTGCGCTGAACGTGCCGATCCTATGGTCTGCCGCAGCGGTCATGGCGACCTGCAATCTGTCGGGCGCGATCACGGGTTCCCGCCTCGCGCTGCGTCATGGCGTGGGCTTCGTGCGCAAGATGTTTTTGTTCGTCGTTTGCGTGTTGATTGCGAAGATGGGCTGGGATCTCATGGCGCACTAA
- the rnpA gene encoding ribonuclease P protein component produces the protein MSSPSGVDERFLSAYRLCKTDEFSSVFAFRRALKGRFFMIHYRPNELATARLGVVVAKKLAKHANVRNLLKRIVREHFRKIRASLPPQDLIVRLHAPVRGATRAAINEDVAQLFGRVQRS, from the coding sequence GTGAGCAGCCCGTCGGGCGTTGACGAGCGATTCCTCAGCGCCTACAGATTATGCAAAACGGATGAGTTTTCATCCGTTTTTGCTTTTCGGCGGGCTCTCAAGGGGCGGTTCTTCATGATCCACTACCGCCCCAACGAGCTCGCAACGGCCCGCCTCGGCGTGGTGGTGGCGAAGAAGCTCGCCAAGCACGCCAACGTGCGCAATCTCCTGAAACGCATCGTGCGCGAACACTTCCGCAAGATCCGCGCTTCGCTTCCGCCCCAGGACCTGATCGTGCGACTGCACGCCCCGGTGCGCGGCGCGACGCGTGCGGCGATCAACGAAGATGTCGCACAGCTGTTCGGGCGCGTGCAGCGATCATGA
- the yidC gene encoding membrane protein insertase YidC, with amino-acid sequence MDQRRLILFLVLSFSILMLWEGWQKQHQPVPAPTANVPQATSSADGAVPTPSSSAAAVPPTADARSVVSDAPRVTVRTDMLVAEVSAEGGSIVHLELTKHKSRDDVTHNFVLFDDGAEHIYTAQSGLIGDGLPTHRTTFALPAGEQVLKDGQDTLTVRLEAPEQNGVKVAKLLTFHRGSYVVDVAWEINNAGSANIAPHAYYQFTRDGKPSEPAQRFGVNAFTGPAFYTEAEKYQKVKFDEIENGKAKFAKKASDGWMALVQHYFVGAWLPQGNVEREFFARKVGNDLYSSGVILPIETIAPGQSGKVSAELYAGPQEQKNLSSITKGLDLVVDYGWLTVIAAPLFWVLSWVHSVVGNWGWSIILVTVAIKALFFPLSAASYKSMAKMRVLGPRMQRLKELYGDDKVKLQQEMMEMYKREKINPLGGCLPILVQIPVFISLYWVLLGSVEMRHAPWLGWIQDLSAQDPYYILPVLMGISMFVQTKLNPTPPDPIQAKVMLIMPLVFSVMFLWFPSGLVLYWVVNNVLSIAQQWKITRMIEGGKTGAKPA; translated from the coding sequence ATGGATCAGCGTCGTCTCATACTCTTCCTCGTCCTCTCCTTCTCGATCCTGATGCTGTGGGAAGGCTGGCAGAAGCAACACCAGCCCGTGCCCGCACCGACGGCCAACGTGCCCCAGGCCACCAGCTCCGCCGACGGCGCCGTGCCGACGCCGAGCTCGAGCGCCGCGGCGGTGCCGCCGACGGCCGATGCCCGCAGCGTGGTGTCGGACGCGCCGCGCGTGACCGTGCGCACCGACATGCTCGTCGCCGAAGTGTCGGCCGAGGGCGGCAGCATCGTTCATCTCGAACTCACCAAGCACAAGTCGCGCGACGATGTGACGCATAACTTCGTGCTGTTCGACGACGGAGCCGAGCATATCTATACCGCGCAGTCCGGCCTGATCGGCGACGGCCTGCCGACGCACCGCACGACCTTCGCGCTGCCTGCCGGCGAGCAGGTGCTCAAGGATGGCCAGGACACGCTCACCGTGCGCCTCGAGGCGCCCGAGCAGAACGGCGTCAAGGTTGCGAAGCTGCTGACCTTCCACCGCGGCAGCTACGTCGTCGACGTCGCGTGGGAAATCAACAACGCCGGCTCCGCGAACATCGCGCCGCATGCGTACTACCAGTTCACGCGTGACGGCAAGCCGTCCGAGCCCGCACAGCGCTTCGGCGTGAATGCCTTCACCGGCCCGGCCTTCTATACGGAAGCCGAGAAGTACCAGAAGGTGAAGTTCGACGAGATCGAAAACGGCAAGGCGAAGTTCGCGAAGAAGGCGAGCGACGGCTGGATGGCGCTGGTGCAGCACTACTTCGTCGGCGCCTGGCTGCCGCAGGGCAATGTCGAGCGCGAGTTCTTCGCGCGCAAGGTCGGCAATGACCTGTACTCGTCGGGCGTGATCCTGCCGATCGAGACGATCGCGCCGGGCCAGTCGGGCAAGGTCTCGGCCGAGCTGTATGCCGGGCCGCAGGAGCAGAAGAACCTGTCGTCGATCACGAAGGGCCTCGACCTCGTCGTCGACTACGGCTGGCTGACGGTGATCGCGGCACCGCTGTTCTGGGTGCTGTCGTGGGTGCACAGCGTCGTCGGCAACTGGGGCTGGTCGATCATCCTCGTGACGGTCGCGATCAAGGCGCTGTTCTTCCCGCTGTCGGCCGCGAGCTACAAATCGATGGCCAAGATGCGCGTGCTCGGCCCGCGCATGCAGCGCCTGAAGGAGCTCTACGGTGACGACAAGGTCAAGCTGCAGCAGGAAATGATGGAGATGTACAAGCGGGAGAAGATCAACCCGCTGGGCGGCTGCCTGCCGATCCTGGTGCAGATCCCGGTGTTCATCTCGCTGTACTGGGTGCTGCTGGGCAGCGTGGAGATGCGCCACGCGCCGTGGCTCGGCTGGATCCAGGATCTGTCCGCGCAGGATCCGTATTACATCCTGCCGGTGCTGATGGGCATCTCGATGTTCGTGCAGACCAAGCTCAACCCGACGCCGCCGGATCCGATCCAGGCCAAGGTGATGCTGATCATGCCGCTGGTGTTCAGCGTGATGTTCCTGTGGTTCCCGTCCGGGCTGGTGCTGTACTGGGTCGTCAACAACGTGCTGTCGATTGCCCAGCAGTGGAAGATTACGAGGATGATCGAAGGTGGAAAGACCGGCGCCAAGCCTGCCTGA
- the speE gene encoding polyamine aminopropyltransferase → MKDPFLYEALNDDVRFGLRGGRLLEAGETAHQRYEVWDTPQLGKLFCLDGSFMTSERDEFFYHENLIHVAGSAHAGLRSALIIGGGDGGSAEEILKYPDVERAVIVELEAKVVEIARAHLQAVHRGALDDPRLELRIGDGLRYVAERAVNPTERFDLIVLDLTDPVGPAEALYTESFFAACKALLNEGGALTLHLGSPIFQRDRVRDLVARLRTIYRHVSPYFLYIPLYGSLWGLGVASDTLDPTTLNAEDVDQGLAARGIGALQYYNGEVHRAQFALPNFLRDMFR, encoded by the coding sequence ATGAAGGATCCTTTCCTTTACGAAGCCCTGAACGACGACGTCCGGTTCGGCCTGCGCGGCGGGCGCCTTCTCGAAGCGGGGGAGACTGCCCATCAGCGTTACGAGGTTTGGGATACGCCGCAACTCGGCAAGCTCTTCTGCCTGGACGGAAGCTTCATGACTTCCGAACGCGACGAGTTTTTCTACCACGAGAACCTGATCCACGTTGCCGGCTCGGCGCATGCGGGGCTGCGCAGCGCGTTAATCATCGGCGGCGGAGACGGCGGCTCGGCGGAGGAGATCCTGAAATATCCGGATGTCGAGCGCGCCGTGATCGTCGAACTCGAAGCCAAGGTCGTAGAGATCGCGAGGGCGCACCTGCAGGCGGTGCACCGCGGCGCGCTCGACGATCCGCGGCTCGAACTTCGGATCGGCGATGGCCTGCGCTACGTGGCGGAGCGGGCGGTGAATCCGACGGAGCGCTTCGACCTGATCGTGCTGGATCTAACCGACCCGGTCGGCCCGGCGGAGGCGCTCTATACGGAGAGCTTCTTCGCTGCCTGCAAGGCGCTGCTGAACGAGGGCGGCGCGCTGACGCTGCATCTCGGTTCGCCGATCTTCCAGCGCGACCGCGTACGTGATCTCGTGGCGCGCCTGAGAACGATCTATCGGCACGTATCGCCCTATTTCCTGTACATCCCGCTCTATGGATCGCTCTGGGGTCTTGGGGTGGCCTCCGACACGCTCGATCCGACTACGCTGAATGCGGAAGATGTGGATCAAGGTCTTGCAGCACGCGGCATCGGGGCTCTGCAGTATTACAATGGCGAGGTGCATCGCGCGCAGTTCGCATTACCGAATTTCCTGCGCGACATGTTCCGCTGA
- the yidD gene encoding membrane protein insertion efficiency factor YidD, which translates to MKILLLGLLRVYRYVVSPMLGRNCRFYPSCSVYAVEAVERHGALRGGWLAVKRVGRCHPFHPGGYDPVP; encoded by the coding sequence ATGAAAATCCTGCTCCTCGGCCTGCTGCGCGTCTATCGCTACGTCGTCAGCCCGATGCTGGGGCGCAATTGCCGTTTTTACCCGAGCTGCTCCGTGTATGCCGTCGAGGCCGTCGAGCGTCATGGCGCGCTGCGGGGCGGCTGGCTCGCGGTCAAGCGGGTGGGTCGTTGCCACCCATTCCATCCCGGCGGGTATGATCCCGTTCCCTGA